Part of the Capsicum annuum cultivar UCD-10X-F1 unplaced genomic scaffold, UCD10Xv1.1 ctg19186, whole genome shotgun sequence genome is shown below.
ACTGACACAGTCGAGACGAGTTGAGGTGTCTAGATGTACATACTCAAAGTTGAAGTGCTTACTTCCCGGCAGCGTTCAAGTGTGTACATATTCTCTACACAAAACTCAATGGAACTGATACAAATCGATTAATTCAACTATCCAGATAGTTCATACAACCACTGTTCTTTTACATAACGAACAAGATTAATCCAGCATGCGGTCAATCCCCGAAAATAACTAAATCTAACTCGTTACAGAGTTTATAGAATAACCGTGATGTTGAGGCCAGCTTAAGCACATAAAATAGCTTCTCAATACCAAGTATGCAACTTCGGAGAGATCAAGCTTTCTGTATAAATGAAACCATCCTGAATACATTCCGAATCAGATCGAGGCCATAAGCCAGATGATTCATTGGATGTCTTAAATACAGAACCACTACGTCTCAACTGGCTGCAACGGAGTAACACTTCACCATCTGAAAACATGTATTTCGGGGTGATTGAATAAAGATCGGTACATTGTATAGTAAACAACTGATTCCATGATTCCTTGACACCATACTCGTTCATTACCCATAACTTAAAAGTGTACTCCCGGTGATGAATACGTGTAGAATAAACACAAAGCATGCCTCCCAATACTGAAACACCTTGTTTGCTATGC
Proteins encoded:
- the LOC124890502 gene encoding uncharacterized protein LOC124890502 translates to MHSKQGVSVLGGMLCVYSTRIHHREYTFKLWVMNEYGVKESWNQLFTIQCTDLYSITPKYMFSDGEVLLRCSQLRRSGSVFKTSNESSGLWPRSDSECIQDGFIYTESLISPKLHT